The sequence GGTCGGCCAGGAAACCGCGTCCCCCGCTGCCGGTGCTGCCCAGGGTGACGGCCAAGAGGAGCGCCAGCAGCAGCACCCCGATGGCATAGTCCCAGTAGAAAAGCTGAAAGCGCCATTCCTTGGTGGCCAGCTTCTGCGTGTTGGCCCACGACCCCCAACACAGCATGGTGATGATGCACATGACAACGGCGATGGAATAGGATTCGACGATTACCATAGGTTGTGGTCAGGCTGATTCAGTTGTTCGGTTGTTGCGGCAGCAGGTTAGAGGGTAACGTCTCCAGCCGCTTGACCGACTCGCGGATGACCAGGGTGGTGGGGAGCAGGATGCCCCCCTTGCTTTGGCGTTGTGGAGACTGGATCTGGTCAAACAGCAGCTTGACGGCCACCTCGCCCATTTCCGAGTTAGCCTGCGCCACCGTGGTCAAAGGAGTGGCGAGATAAGACGAGTAGGGCGTGTCATCGAAGGAGATAATGGAGACGTCGTCGGGGATGCGACGCTTTTCCTCGGCAAGTGCGCGGATCGCGCCCAGCGCGTTCAGGTTGCTGAGGGCCAAAAGCGCGCGCACGCCCGGCTCGGTGCGCAGCAACAGCTTGGTTTCAATATAGCCGCTCTGCTCGGTAAAGCTGTCTCCCACGATCAGGCTCTCCTCGATCGGGAGGTGGTGCTGCGTCAGCGCTTCCCTGTAACCTCGAACGCGGGATTCGTTGGGAGACGTGCCGCGCAAGCCCTGCAAGCACGCGATGCGACGGTAGCCGCTGGCAATCAACAACTCGGTTGCCTGCTTCGCGCCGGAAACGTTGTCAGAGCTCACATACGGCAAGGGCAGGTCCGGGAAAAAGCGATCCACCAGGACGATGGGTAGCCGGCCGCCGACATATGAGCCCAGGTGTTCAGCAGACTGCCCGGTGGGGCAGAGCACCACCCCTTCGACGCTCCGGCTCTGCAGCAGTACCAGTTCCTGCACCTCCAGCTCCGTGTCGTCCTGGCTGTCGCACAGAATGACCGAGTAGCCGTGCTTGCGGGTTCCGACAATGACCTGGTGGGCGATGCCCGCAAAGAACGGGTTGGAGATGTCCGGGATCACCAGCCCGATCGTGAGGGTCTTTTTAAGGCGCAGACTCCGGGCCAGTTGATTCGGAACGAAGCTGGATTCTTTGGCCAACTTGCGGACGGTGGTTTCGGTCTGCTTGCTGATGCGGTAGCGACTTGCCTGGCCACTCAAAACGCGGGAGATGGTGGTTACCGAGAGACCGGACAGATCGGCGATCCGCTGAAGCGTAGGCTGAATTCGGCCAGGCACAACCGGGGGCTGCGGGCTGGTCTTTTCGTGCATCATTTGGCGCAAAACTGTCTTCTTGTCACCCGAGTGTGGTAGCGAACATGATTACTCCTCTGCCTGTGCGCAACACAATCGTTTGCGCCATGATGCAGTTTCTCAAAGGCATAGTCAACATATTCACTGGCCGTTGGCCGCCCACTCAGCAGCCCACTGATTCCGCCTTGCGACTCCCAATCGAGTCACCAATACCCGATGTAATCGTTCTGCACCGGACTCGGGTTCCAAAAGGTCCAATGCGGGCGCATGAAGGATTGCCTGCGCCACTGAACCGACCCGTCCAGGGCGCCAACGTGCCCACCCTCGGACCGGAGGGAAGTTGGCGGAGGACTCCCGGCCAAATGGCGAAGCCCCCCGGGAGTGTGGGGCGTGACTGTGACATTCGCCTGGTTGTCGAAACTGTCAATGCCGGTGCTGACAATATCTGCCAGCAGGACGGTATAGGGGGTGGCGGGGTCGGTTGTCTTCTTCGGAGAATCCCAAGGCCAGGGAATCGGACCGTAGTTTCCATTCCGAGGTCGCGTATCAATATGGGTGGGCACGCTCCACAGGCAAAAGTACCCAACACGCACCCGGTCTGGCTTGAACCAAAACCACGAACCGATGGGGAGCAGATTGGGACACGACAGACAGTTTGTGCTCATACGAGCGGAGGTGACAAAGTAATCGTAGGAATTGGTCGGCAACCAGACGGCGTGAGTGGACTGGACCCCCGCAGCGGGGTTCCACACAGCGCTGGGGAACCGGTCGGAATTGTCCCCCGCGTACATGATCACCGATAACGAAATCTGCCGCATATTGGACTTGCAGGCCGCCCGGTGCGCCTTTTCTTTGGCTCGGGCCAAGGTTGGAAGAAGCAAGGCAGCCAGAATAGCGATGATCGCTATCACCACCAGCAATTCAATGAGAGTGAACCCGCGCATGCCAGCTATGCGTCTGGAACGCCCGGTTTGAGGGTTGTCTGACCCTGGCTCGCTGGACACGACGATC is a genomic window of Candidatus Paceibacterota bacterium containing:
- a CDS encoding LacI family DNA-binding transcriptional regulator encodes the protein MMHEKTSPQPPVVPGRIQPTLQRIADLSGLSVTTISRVLSGQASRYRISKQTETTVRKLAKESSFVPNQLARSLRLKKTLTIGLVIPDISNPFFAGIAHQVIVGTRKHGYSVILCDSQDDTELEVQELVLLQSRSVEGVVLCPTGQSAEHLGSYVGGRLPIVLVDRFFPDLPLPYVSSDNVSGAKQATELLIASGYRRIACLQGLRGTSPNESRVRGYREALTQHHLPIEESLIVGDSFTEQSGYIETKLLLRTEPGVRALLALSNLNALGAIRALAEEKRRIPDDVSIISFDDTPYSSYLATPLTTVAQANSEMGEVAVKLLFDQIQSPQRQSKGGILLPTTLVIRESVKRLETLPSNLLPQQPNN
- a CDS encoding prepilin-type N-terminal cleavage/methylation domain-containing protein, translating into MRGFTLIELLVVIAIIAILAALLLPTLARAKEKAHRAACKSNMRQISLSVIMYAGDNSDRFPSAVWNPAAGVQSTHAVWLPTNSYDYFVTSARMSTNCLSCPNLLPIGSWFWFKPDRVRVGYFCLWSVPTHIDTRPRNGNYGPIPWPWDSPKKTTDPATPYTVLLADIVSTGIDSFDNQANVTVTPHTPGGLRHLAGSPPPTSLRSEGGHVGALDGSVQWRRQSFMRPHWTFWNPSPVQNDYIGYW